Proteins encoded in a region of the Actinomycetes bacterium genome:
- a CDS encoding DNA repair exonuclease, with the protein MARVVAISDAHLGRSHYQAVDAHGLNQREADFAAAWHRAVDAALGLDPDAVLVLGDLFDAPRPTYRAFREGARGLRRLADSGVPTLAISGNHDTPRLRESGSPYAVLADAFPALAFAYRGAHEAVDLLAGLRVHAVPQCGSPEEQKQQIAAAARARSTDHLNVLVTHVAVTVLSSRYSYGDVNEHEVDLADLDPGFDQILLGHFHNHAKVAPNAWYPGSTDTFSFKDLPKGDEPAVKGVLSLDTTSGAVRHHPVPGGRPLQTFQLDAFGMDVSEVYEAIAGLAPPAGADGAVVRVFVNQARAEVRRLLDRRVVGETFAGALHVAVHVEEAQGEGAAQVGAEPVASLADEWDRYLASVPIEGYDRERLADMGRGFLERAEEEEAR; encoded by the coding sequence ATGGCCCGCGTCGTCGCGATCTCCGACGCCCACCTGGGACGCTCGCACTACCAGGCGGTCGACGCGCACGGCCTGAACCAGCGGGAGGCCGACTTCGCGGCCGCCTGGCACCGGGCGGTGGACGCCGCGCTCGGGCTCGACCCGGACGCGGTGCTGGTGCTCGGGGACCTGTTCGACGCGCCCCGCCCGACCTACCGGGCGTTCCGCGAGGGGGCCAGGGGCCTGCGCCGGCTGGCCGACTCCGGCGTGCCAACGCTGGCCATCTCCGGCAACCACGACACCCCGCGGCTGCGCGAGTCGGGCTCGCCGTACGCGGTGCTGGCCGACGCGTTCCCGGCCCTGGCGTTCGCCTACCGGGGCGCCCACGAGGCGGTCGACCTGCTGGCGGGGCTGCGTGTCCACGCGGTCCCCCAGTGCGGCAGCCCCGAGGAGCAGAAGCAGCAGATCGCGGCGGCCGCCCGGGCGCGCAGCACCGACCACCTGAACGTGCTCGTCACCCACGTCGCGGTCACGGTGCTGTCGAGCCGCTACAGCTACGGCGACGTGAACGAGCACGAGGTCGACCTGGCCGACCTCGACCCCGGGTTCGACCAGATCCTGCTCGGCCACTTCCACAACCACGCCAAGGTCGCCCCGAACGCCTGGTACCCGGGGTCGACCGACACGTTCAGCTTCAAGGACCTCCCCAAGGGCGACGAGCCGGCCGTGAAGGGCGTGCTCAGCCTGGACACCACCTCGGGCGCGGTCCGCCACCACCCGGTGCCTGGCGGGCGGCCGCTGCAGACCTTCCAGCTCGACGCGTTCGGCATGGACGTGTCCGAGGTGTACGAGGCGATCGCCGGGCTGGCCCCGCCGGCGGGGGCGGACGGGGCGGTGGTGCGCGTGTTCGTCAACCAGGCCCGGGCCGAGGTGCGCCGCCTGCTCGACCGGCGGGTGGTCGGCGAGACGTTCGCGGGCGCCCTGCACGTGGCCGTGCACGTGGAGGAGGCCCAGGGCGAGGGCGCCGCCCAGGTCGGGGCCGAGCCGGTCGCCAGCCTCGCCGACGAGTGGGACCGCTACCTGGCCAGCGTGCCGATCGAGGGCTACGACCGGGAGCGGCTGGCCGACATGGGCCGCGGCTTCCTCGAGCGCGCCGAGGAGGAGGAGGCGCGCTAG
- a CDS encoding ATP-binding protein, which produces MPDQHPGYKGRIFGRSVLDVRFRAFYGEDLFLGELLVGADGERDRRYLFRVTDVAYGSESSDEGWAERTAGGLMAMDQVGEPTGMRDVERRLYKVAKVSSLGYVGADKSFHKPKSLPAQFGEVTAPTEADLAFLREKMGDVEIGRLRSGEDTIDLPVGIRGETLPSHVGVFATTGMGKSNLMKVLAGQLLAARGRYALLLFDPHGEYLEGGTGRKGLAHHPFADERLRVYSPNPRAGQGNLLRLSLAELSVDDLRTAWKFTGPQSEALESAHALLGDKGVWLRRLAEEEPEDLKDAELGRHALATIQVLARRAKRIVRLPLMTEDPSQSLTGKVLGDLADGKVVLVDTSGLEAVEETLVASLLTRSLLTERADAYRSDRDRFGLLPRTLVALEEAQRVLTRLDDAEFNVFPRLAREGRKFNVGLCAVTQQPKLIDAELLSQFNTYFVLGLADERDRNILRSSSKQDLSDLGPEIQTLMPGEALVTNPEAPFALPTRVHLYEEWLATVPHPEAARPRPVGAMQGFYD; this is translated from the coding sequence ATGCCCGACCAGCACCCCGGCTACAAGGGCCGCATCTTCGGCCGCTCCGTGCTCGACGTCCGCTTCCGGGCCTTCTACGGCGAGGACCTGTTCCTGGGCGAGCTGCTCGTCGGCGCCGACGGCGAGCGGGACCGGCGCTACCTGTTCCGGGTCACCGACGTCGCCTACGGCTCGGAGTCGTCCGACGAGGGCTGGGCGGAGCGGACCGCCGGCGGCCTGATGGCCATGGACCAGGTCGGGGAGCCGACCGGCATGCGCGACGTGGAGCGGCGGCTGTACAAGGTCGCCAAGGTGTCGAGCCTCGGCTACGTCGGCGCCGACAAGAGCTTCCACAAGCCCAAGAGCCTCCCGGCCCAGTTCGGCGAGGTGACCGCGCCCACCGAGGCCGACCTCGCGTTCCTGCGCGAGAAGATGGGCGACGTCGAGATCGGCCGGCTGCGCTCGGGCGAGGACACCATCGACCTGCCGGTCGGGATCCGCGGCGAGACCCTGCCCAGCCACGTCGGCGTGTTCGCCACCACCGGCATGGGCAAGTCGAACCTCATGAAGGTGCTGGCCGGGCAGCTCCTGGCCGCCCGCGGCCGCTACGCCCTGCTGCTGTTCGACCCGCACGGCGAGTACCTGGAGGGCGGCACCGGCCGCAAAGGCCTCGCCCACCACCCGTTCGCGGACGAGCGCCTGCGGGTCTACTCCCCGAACCCGCGCGCCGGCCAGGGCAACCTGCTGCGGCTGTCGCTCGCCGAGCTGAGCGTGGACGACCTGCGCACCGCGTGGAAGTTCACCGGCCCGCAGTCCGAGGCGCTCGAGAGCGCCCACGCCCTGCTCGGCGACAAGGGCGTGTGGCTGCGTCGCCTGGCCGAGGAGGAACCCGAGGACCTCAAGGACGCCGAGCTCGGCCGGCACGCCCTGGCCACCATCCAGGTGCTCGCGCGGCGGGCCAAGCGGATCGTGCGCCTGCCGCTGATGACCGAGGACCCGAGCCAGTCGCTGACCGGCAAGGTCCTCGGCGACCTGGCCGACGGCAAAGTGGTGCTGGTCGACACCAGCGGGCTCGAGGCGGTGGAGGAGACGCTGGTCGCGTCGCTGCTCACCCGGAGCCTGCTGACCGAGCGGGCCGACGCCTACCGCAGCGACCGGGACCGGTTCGGGCTGCTGCCACGCACGCTGGTCGCGCTCGAGGAGGCCCAGCGGGTGCTCACCCGCCTCGACGACGCCGAGTTCAACGTGTTCCCCCGGCTGGCCCGGGAGGGCCGCAAGTTCAACGTCGGGCTGTGCGCGGTCACCCAGCAGCCCAAGCTGATCGACGCCGAGCTGCTCAGCCAGTTCAACACCTACTTCGTGCTCGGCCTGGCCGACGAGCGCGACCGCAACATCCTGCGCTCGTCGTCCAAGCAGGACCTGTCCGACCTCGGCCCGGAGATCCAGACCCTGATGCCAGGGGAGGCGCTGGTGACCAACCCGGAGGCGCCGTTCGCGCTGCCCACCCGGGTCCACCTGTACGAGGAGTGGCTGGCCACGGTGCCCCACCCGGAAGCGGCCCGGCCCCGGCCGGTCGGCGCGATGCAGGGCTTCTACGACTGA
- a CDS encoding VTT domain-containing protein, whose amino-acid sequence MERLAGRFGWLAVVLAYFLPVPNALVHAVVGWTGMRLVTFLLLDVVAALAWMGLLVGLGYSLGQHAVDVAEAISRYALWISFGLLAVTLAYRAWQARRDRNDWRDRRDRRGGPAD is encoded by the coding sequence GTGGAGCGGCTGGCCGGCCGGTTCGGCTGGCTGGCCGTCGTCCTGGCGTACTTCCTGCCGGTGCCCAACGCGCTCGTCCACGCCGTCGTCGGCTGGACCGGCATGCGGCTGGTCACGTTCCTGCTCCTCGACGTCGTTGCGGCGCTGGCATGGATGGGCCTGCTCGTCGGGCTGGGGTACTCGCTCGGCCAGCACGCCGTCGACGTCGCCGAGGCCATCTCCCGCTACGCGCTCTGGATTTCGTTCGGGCTGCTGGCCGTCACGCTCGCCTACCGGGCCTGGCAGGCGCGCCGCGACCGCAACGACTGGCGCGACCGGCGCGACCGGCGTGGCGGTCCGGCCGACTGA